A part of Streptantibioticus cattleyicolor NRRL 8057 = DSM 46488 genomic DNA contains:
- a CDS encoding YcaO-like family protein — MSPRPIVFLGPSMPLAEARPILDADYRRPVRRGDLEAIPAGQVVGIIDGVFEQTLSVSPAEVRAAVERGVVVYGGGSMGALRATEVPGVIGVGLVYAWYRDGVVTRDDEVALLFDEETGAPLTVPSVNVRYAVDRLHRSGTIDAPAAERLLSAALELPFKARTYRRIAHRAGLLERADGEDLVAMLAGHDLKHRDAQSVLEAIGAATAVLPRGSASRATAARTVPGPAPGSVTTGTALIWESGDRVDDELFAFLTFTGKLEPWARAAHPVPPELAQPVDVPAAQALFRTAVRRWGWLSSEEARVTLADLGIDVPTLNHRAEAEAVAEAGLMAWAKADPDAFRRSLRVALFLHHASLKREVMRLGGLNLFAERDPRPPSAEELTEAWRVLCKANLAFDVEAMRRRWARWGYDDRAAQDAFVHRLARARRAGRALAATMAGRTVPAGRPVPHPDLPLRHRQKPPGERRFCLPLAEARDHATRLAKTIGITRIGMVGELGDIGGIQIAQAARPDGCWSSTYGSGKGLTEDGAHIGSVMEELEKWAQEQWVPCAGDLVEGSYRELTGDAVDPTSLALPYDTGYTPGSPLTWVRCPDVLTGRTVLVPLDLLRLERGPHDICFSPRGARKVIATNGLGSGFSREEALLHGLCEYVERHAQRLAEIAMVNPGRTGAPPFRFVDLDTVPDGAREVAERLRRVGHVVRVLDITADVRIPTFMATVWRDLNRSEGYGTHPDPGTAVEMALLEAAQSIACLVAGGREDLTIKARSLGRHERPRPIAHDDAWFWLDPDIVPAPLAPGLTSDDVLDDLWWALRRVGDAGLAHVPVLDLTCPETEPAHVVRVMVPGLESNNPFATGERARLALLRDLLPRWS, encoded by the coding sequence GTGAGCCCACGGCCGATCGTCTTCCTCGGACCGTCGATGCCGCTCGCCGAGGCCCGCCCGATCCTGGACGCCGACTACCGCCGCCCGGTCCGGCGCGGCGACCTCGAGGCGATCCCGGCCGGTCAGGTCGTCGGGATCATCGATGGTGTCTTCGAGCAGACCCTCTCCGTCAGCCCGGCCGAGGTGCGCGCGGCGGTCGAGCGGGGGGTCGTGGTGTACGGCGGCGGCAGCATGGGCGCGTTGCGCGCGACCGAGGTGCCCGGTGTCATCGGCGTCGGGCTGGTGTACGCCTGGTACCGCGACGGCGTCGTGACGCGGGACGACGAGGTCGCGTTGCTGTTCGACGAGGAGACCGGCGCCCCGCTGACGGTGCCTTCGGTGAACGTGCGCTACGCGGTCGACCGCCTCCACCGCTCGGGCACGATCGACGCACCCGCCGCCGAGCGGCTGCTTTCGGCCGCGCTCGAACTGCCGTTCAAGGCACGCACCTACCGGCGCATCGCCCACCGCGCCGGCCTGCTGGAACGGGCCGACGGTGAAGACCTCGTCGCCATGCTGGCCGGTCACGACCTCAAGCACCGGGACGCCCAGTCGGTCCTGGAGGCGATCGGCGCGGCGACCGCGGTGCTCCCGCGAGGGTCGGCGTCCCGCGCGACAGCGGCGCGAACGGTTCCCGGCCCCGCCCCCGGTTCCGTCACCACCGGCACCGCGCTGATCTGGGAGAGCGGCGACCGGGTCGACGACGAACTCTTCGCGTTCCTCACGTTCACCGGAAAGCTGGAACCGTGGGCGCGCGCCGCCCACCCCGTACCGCCCGAACTGGCCCAACCGGTCGACGTGCCCGCGGCACAGGCGCTGTTCCGGACCGCCGTGCGCCGGTGGGGGTGGCTCAGCTCGGAGGAAGCCCGCGTCACCCTCGCGGACCTCGGCATCGACGTGCCCACGCTGAACCACCGGGCCGAGGCGGAGGCCGTCGCGGAAGCCGGGCTGATGGCCTGGGCGAAGGCCGATCCCGACGCGTTCCGGCGGTCCCTTCGCGTGGCGCTGTTCCTGCACCACGCGTCGCTCAAGCGGGAGGTGATGCGGCTGGGCGGGCTCAACCTGTTCGCCGAGCGGGACCCCCGTCCGCCCTCCGCCGAGGAACTCACCGAGGCGTGGCGGGTGTTGTGCAAGGCGAACCTTGCCTTCGACGTGGAAGCCATGCGGCGGCGGTGGGCTCGGTGGGGGTACGACGACCGCGCCGCGCAGGACGCCTTCGTCCACCGGCTCGCACGGGCACGCCGCGCGGGACGGGCGCTGGCCGCGACGATGGCGGGACGAACCGTGCCCGCCGGCCGGCCGGTGCCCCATCCGGACCTGCCGCTGCGACACCGCCAGAAGCCCCCGGGCGAACGGCGCTTCTGCCTGCCGCTGGCCGAGGCGCGCGACCACGCGACCCGGCTGGCGAAGACGATCGGGATCACCCGGATCGGCATGGTCGGCGAACTCGGGGACATCGGCGGCATCCAGATCGCCCAGGCCGCCCGCCCCGACGGCTGCTGGTCCAGCACGTACGGGAGCGGCAAGGGGCTCACCGAGGACGGCGCGCACATCGGCAGCGTCATGGAGGAGTTGGAGAAGTGGGCGCAGGAGCAGTGGGTGCCCTGCGCCGGCGACCTCGTCGAAGGCAGTTACCGCGAGCTGACCGGCGACGCCGTCGACCCGACGAGCCTCGCCCTGCCCTACGACACCGGCTACACCCCCGGCTCCCCGCTGACCTGGGTGCGTTGCCCGGACGTCCTCACCGGCCGGACGGTGCTCGTCCCCCTCGACCTGCTGCGGCTCGAACGCGGCCCGCACGACATCTGCTTCAGCCCGCGAGGCGCGCGCAAGGTCATCGCCACCAACGGCCTGGGGTCCGGCTTCTCCCGGGAGGAGGCGCTGCTGCACGGGCTGTGCGAGTACGTCGAGCGGCACGCCCAGCGTCTCGCGGAGATCGCCATGGTCAACCCCGGCCGGACCGGGGCGCCGCCGTTCCGCTTCGTGGACCTCGACACCGTCCCGGACGGGGCACGTGAGGTGGCGGAGCGGCTGCGGCGGGTCGGGCACGTCGTCCGGGTCCTCGACATCACGGCGGATGTCAGGATCCCGACGTTCATGGCGACCGTGTGGCGCGATCTGAACCGCTCCGAGGGCTACGGCACCCATCCGGATCCCGGCACGGCGGTCGAAATGGCGCTGCTGGAGGCCGCGCAGTCGATCGCCTGCCTGGTGGCGGGAGGCAGGGAAGACCTCACGATCAAGGCCCGCAGCCTCGGCCGCCATGAGAGGCCACGCCCCATCGCGCACGACGACGCCTGGTTCTGGCTCGACCCGGACATCGTGCCGGCCCCGCTGGCGCCGGGCCTGACCAGCGACGACGTCCTCGACGACCTGTGGTGGGCGCTGCGGCGGGTGGGTGACGCCGGTCTGGCGCACGTTCCGGTACTCGACCTGACGTGTCCGGAGACCGAACCCGCGCACGTCGTCCGGGTCATGGTGCCCGGCCTGGAGTCCAACAACCCCTTCGCCACCGGAGAACGCGCCCGCCTGGCGCTCCTTCGCGACCTCCTGCCCCGCTGGTCCTGA
- a CDS encoding radical SAM/SPASM domain-containing protein — protein MSGKETLLTLRAWQGGPALSGPDEAQPIPRFGAPDRAPFGAVGLEDPAPPAATDEERPARRSADGTRDIYDLSTTEPIPFVSSLVHHEVDDDHLWIAVEDGKLLVADDIDHELLTLLTAGTTPADAAREMHRNRGLAPEAATEAMAKLVGRLAFAGMVRGIRGYHSVKQVRPHMFARFHLTHRCQLQCVHCYTNSSPFLPKDGELPTERWIQLVEDFAANGGQKLLLTGGEALVHEGCVPVMRRAHELGLEVTLFSNGMAVPKHLDDIVRYTDIVQISIDGPTAEIHDAIRGRHSFRRATRAIRLLLDAGVQTRVSTTIMVNNWPAIKAGLPGFIEQWRGTDLRFRISYGAMAHGRGTDLDHDLDTDQVRAWVDELLGGLRAEDDRVHGPNMVQKISGCGYAEQLVVAPDGLVYPCHLMSGALGHIDQLPLGEITKYLGRTAAAFGVDHRKGCSSCDLRNICGGSCRVEDEKHTGSRLITTCTPEEKVRRRRFLVRRYRAVPEPAQQVRPETGLEGS, from the coding sequence ATGAGCGGCAAAGAGACTCTGCTGACCCTACGTGCCTGGCAGGGAGGCCCGGCACTCTCCGGACCCGACGAGGCGCAGCCGATCCCCCGCTTCGGGGCACCGGACCGGGCCCCGTTCGGCGCCGTCGGCCTGGAGGACCCTGCTCCCCCCGCCGCCACGGACGAGGAACGTCCCGCGCGCCGGTCCGCGGACGGCACCCGTGACATCTACGACCTGTCCACGACGGAGCCGATCCCGTTCGTCTCCTCGCTCGTCCACCACGAGGTCGACGACGACCACCTCTGGATCGCCGTCGAGGACGGAAAGCTGCTGGTCGCCGACGACATCGACCACGAACTGCTCACCCTCCTCACCGCGGGCACGACACCCGCCGACGCCGCGCGTGAGATGCACCGCAACCGCGGGCTCGCCCCGGAGGCGGCGACGGAGGCGATGGCCAAGCTCGTCGGGCGGCTCGCCTTCGCCGGGATGGTCCGCGGCATCCGCGGCTACCACTCCGTCAAGCAGGTCCGGCCGCACATGTTCGCCCGGTTCCACCTCACCCACCGCTGCCAGCTCCAGTGCGTGCACTGTTACACCAACTCCAGCCCGTTCCTGCCCAAGGACGGTGAACTGCCCACCGAGCGCTGGATCCAGCTGGTGGAGGACTTCGCCGCGAACGGCGGGCAGAAGCTGCTGCTCACCGGCGGCGAGGCGCTAGTGCACGAGGGCTGCGTCCCGGTGATGCGACGCGCTCACGAACTCGGGCTGGAAGTCACGTTGTTCTCCAACGGCATGGCCGTGCCCAAACACCTCGACGACATCGTCCGCTACACCGACATCGTCCAGATCAGCATCGACGGGCCCACGGCGGAGATCCACGACGCGATCCGTGGCCGCCACTCCTTCCGCCGGGCCACGCGTGCCATCCGGCTGCTGCTCGACGCCGGGGTGCAGACCCGGGTCAGCACCACCATCATGGTCAACAACTGGCCGGCGATCAAAGCGGGACTGCCCGGCTTCATCGAGCAGTGGCGCGGCACCGATCTGCGGTTCCGCATCAGCTACGGCGCCATGGCGCACGGGCGGGGCACCGACCTCGACCACGACCTGGACACCGACCAGGTGCGTGCCTGGGTCGACGAACTGCTGGGCGGGCTGCGCGCCGAGGACGACCGGGTGCACGGGCCCAACATGGTGCAGAAGATCAGCGGTTGCGGATACGCCGAACAGCTCGTCGTCGCACCCGACGGACTGGTGTACCCCTGCCACCTGATGTCCGGCGCACTCGGACACATCGACCAGCTGCCCCTCGGCGAGATCACCAAGTATCTCGGGCGCACGGCCGCGGCCTTCGGGGTCGACCACCGGAAGGGCTGCAGCTCCTGCGACCTGCGCAACATCTGCGGCGGCAGCTGCCGGGTGGAGGACGAGAAGCACACCGGCAGCAGGCTGATCACCACCTGCACGCCCGAGGAGAAGGTCCGCAGGCGCCGCTTCCTCGTCCGCCGCTACCGAGCGGTCCCCGAGCCCGCACAACAGGTCCGGCCCGAAACCGGGCTGGAGGGTTCGTGA
- a CDS encoding TetR/AcrR family transcriptional regulator, which yields MTGRLPHPARSDARDNRARILDAARAVFGEKGLDVPMREVARHANVGPATLYRHFPTKRDLIAETFAEQRRACHAIVRDALADPDPWHGFRSLVERICELHAHSRGFADAFMTAFPEAMDFAADRERTLRAVTVLARRARDTGRLRPGFVVDDLVLMLMAHRGVGDTPRADRLTASRRFAAYMIEAFRAAPETETPAPLPSAPRLRSAPTREAP from the coding sequence ATGACCGGCCGCTTGCCTCACCCCGCGCGCTCCGACGCCCGCGACAACCGTGCCCGCATCCTGGACGCCGCCCGCGCGGTCTTCGGGGAGAAGGGACTGGACGTGCCGATGCGAGAAGTCGCCCGGCACGCGAACGTGGGCCCCGCCACGCTGTACCGGCACTTCCCGACCAAGCGGGACCTGATCGCGGAGACCTTCGCCGAGCAGCGGCGGGCCTGCCACGCCATCGTCCGCGACGCCCTCGCGGACCCGGATCCGTGGCACGGGTTCCGGAGCCTGGTCGAGCGGATCTGCGAACTCCACGCGCACAGCCGGGGGTTCGCCGACGCCTTCATGACGGCCTTCCCCGAGGCCATGGACTTCGCCGCCGACCGGGAGCGGACCTTGCGCGCGGTCACCGTTCTGGCCCGCCGTGCCCGCGACACCGGCCGGCTCCGCCCCGGCTTCGTCGTCGACGACCTGGTCCTCATGCTCATGGCCCACCGTGGCGTCGGCGACACGCCGCGAGCCGACCGTCTCACGGCCTCCCGCCGTTTCGCCGCCTACATGATCGAGGCGTTCCGCGCCGCACCGGAGACGGAAACCCCCGCACCGCTGCCGTCGGCCCCACGCCTGCGTTCCGCGCCGACACGCGAAGCACCGTGA
- a CDS encoding MFS transporter, translating to MALALLGQVRNTYGVGALLAVMFFITTPANATLFAAQIDVTPPGLQGRVVSTAMLAAGPVGPPLAGLLLDSAGQAPTFSLFAALAGALTAVMHLSPSIRTMLLLGLVDPFSRHGASRVGAERRRGADGSGAGVSVSGAARNASIM from the coding sequence GTGGCGTTGGCGCTGCTCGGGCAGGTGCGCAACACCTATGGAGTCGGCGCGTTGCTGGCCGTGATGTTCTTCATCACCACGCCGGCGAACGCCACACTTTTCGCGGCGCAGATCGACGTCACGCCGCCCGGACTGCAAGGGCGGGTCGTCAGCACCGCGATGCTGGCGGCCGGGCCCGTCGGTCCGCCGCTCGCCGGGTTGCTGCTGGACAGCGCCGGGCAGGCGCCAACGTTCTCGCTCTTCGCCGCGCTGGCCGGGGCGCTCACCGCCGTCATGCACCTGAGCCCGTCGATCCGGACCATGCTTCTGCTCGGTCTCGTTGACCCCTTTTCCCGTCACGGTGCTTCGCGTGTCGGCGCGGAACGCAGGCGTGGGGCCGACGGCAGCGGTGCGGGGGTTTCCGTCTCCGGTGCGGCGCGGAACGCCTCGATCATGTAG
- a CDS encoding phytanoyl-CoA dioxygenase family protein, whose translation MTTTELDLVDSTVRTIGERGYVVVENLLPAPTVDRMRTALERLLHAEKGRNLHSSGHQRVLHLLVKDPVFSEALVHPLVLAVWRRYLSEDLICSTFSANALWPGSVEQYWHADHPYWTLTPPWPAIPLAGQCIWFLDDFTEDNGATAGIPGSHRADRLPDMGDSWCDDGEILTGPRGSAIFADGAWWHTSRPNRTTALRSALLVTYTHTFCVPQEDMRAQLRALTNPSDIVVRLLGGKQYQSRRDFPY comes from the coding sequence ATGACGACGACAGAACTCGACCTGGTCGACTCGACGGTGCGCACCATCGGCGAGCGCGGCTACGTGGTCGTCGAGAACCTGCTGCCCGCACCGACCGTCGACCGCATGCGGACGGCCCTGGAACGCCTGCTGCACGCGGAGAAGGGACGCAATCTGCACTCCAGCGGTCACCAGCGCGTCCTGCACCTCCTGGTCAAGGACCCGGTGTTCTCCGAAGCCCTGGTGCACCCGCTCGTCCTCGCGGTCTGGCGGCGCTACCTGAGCGAGGACCTGATCTGCTCGACGTTCAGCGCGAACGCGCTGTGGCCCGGCTCGGTCGAGCAGTACTGGCACGCCGACCACCCCTACTGGACCCTCACACCCCCATGGCCGGCCATCCCCCTCGCCGGCCAATGCATCTGGTTCCTCGACGACTTCACCGAAGACAACGGCGCCACCGCCGGCATCCCCGGTTCCCACCGGGCCGACCGCCTGCCCGACATGGGCGACTCCTGGTGCGACGACGGCGAGATCCTCACCGGCCCCCGCGGCAGCGCGATCTTCGCCGACGGCGCCTGGTGGCACACCTCCCGCCCCAACCGCACCACAGCACTGAGGTCCGCCCTCCTCGTCACCTACACCCACACCTTCTGCGTCCCGCAGGAAGACATGCGCGCCCAATTGAGAGCGCTCACCAACCCGTCGGACATCGTGGTGCGACTGCTCGGGGGCAAGCAGTACCAGTCGCGCCGTGACTTCCCGTACTGA
- a CDS encoding JmjC domain-containing protein, with the protein MVDTEKWGLSAVLGDRDIAAFLRTSWEREALLLHGAAVPLVGRLFTLADFERLACGGGAELSVVQNGQARPVVADRADRVPGRHVLAAYRSGATLLLSCLPSRCPPVGELCRGIEFDLLRLGLLPGDPVSANAYLTPPRAQGFGRHHDDHSVLVVQLHGSKRWEVFGPGSQGPEAVVSATLEAGDVLSIPAGFPHVAHTTDEASLHLTIGLHTLSWADALADMLRAHEPFRRSVTGPDTAGSTLPGLPELDVPGYLRSRRIRWIAGLDPLPGGQLLADAAAATVEADTLVGRVPLMPSESGSENGLARLTFPGGTLRLDGRLQPVIDYVAKAESFVPRQLPAVGADYDAVELTRILVRHHIFHPVEKAAGPEPAVPAAIPAARETAAAQEPVPAAVRTRDLTLVRDKGPAAGHHLGWMRLREPLSAAECDDLVAACRELPLTAPTTVDETGHPSHRRAQMRHVPKGPRTAWVYRLVEEVAREAARTVYGFDLTGITRAPQYVEYLPGNGHFHRHNDYSHDQLDSPRKITVIVQLSDPASYQGGALRMFGVETEELPRERGSVLVFPSLIDHCVTPVTEGLRRALVAWVAGPRLR; encoded by the coding sequence GTGGTGGACACCGAGAAGTGGGGGCTGTCCGCGGTCCTCGGTGACCGGGACATCGCGGCTTTCCTCCGCACGAGCTGGGAACGAGAGGCGCTGCTGCTCCATGGGGCGGCGGTGCCTCTCGTCGGGCGGCTGTTCACGCTCGCGGACTTCGAGCGGTTGGCGTGCGGTGGCGGCGCCGAGCTGAGCGTCGTGCAGAACGGCCAGGCCAGGCCGGTCGTCGCCGACCGTGCCGACCGGGTTCCCGGACGGCATGTGCTGGCCGCCTACCGGTCCGGTGCGACGCTTCTGCTGTCGTGCCTTCCCTCGCGTTGTCCACCGGTCGGTGAGTTGTGCCGGGGCATCGAGTTCGACCTGCTCCGGCTCGGTCTGCTGCCGGGCGATCCGGTGAGCGCCAACGCGTACCTCACGCCGCCGCGGGCGCAAGGCTTCGGCCGGCACCACGACGATCATTCGGTGCTCGTCGTCCAACTGCACGGCAGCAAGCGGTGGGAGGTGTTCGGCCCCGGGTCGCAGGGGCCGGAGGCGGTGGTCTCCGCGACGTTGGAGGCCGGCGACGTCCTGTCGATCCCCGCCGGCTTCCCCCACGTCGCGCACACCACCGACGAGGCGTCGCTCCACCTCACGATCGGCCTGCACACCTTGTCGTGGGCGGACGCCCTGGCGGACATGCTGCGGGCGCACGAGCCGTTCCGTCGCTCGGTCACCGGGCCCGACACCGCCGGGTCCACGCTGCCCGGCCTCCCGGAGCTGGACGTCCCCGGCTACCTGCGCAGCCGCCGCATCCGCTGGATCGCCGGGCTCGACCCGCTGCCCGGCGGACAACTGCTCGCGGACGCCGCCGCTGCCACGGTCGAAGCAGACACCCTCGTTGGCAGGGTGCCGCTGATGCCGAGCGAATCCGGCAGCGAGAACGGGCTCGCCCGCCTGACCTTCCCCGGCGGCACGCTGCGTCTCGACGGCCGGCTCCAACCCGTGATCGACTACGTGGCGAAGGCGGAGTCCTTCGTACCCCGGCAGCTTCCGGCGGTCGGAGCCGATTACGACGCCGTCGAACTGACCCGGATCCTGGTCAGACACCACATCTTCCACCCGGTGGAGAAGGCAGCGGGGCCCGAGCCGGCGGTCCCGGCGGCGATCCCCGCCGCGCGGGAGACGGCGGCGGCGCAGGAGCCGGTGCCCGCGGCGGTCCGCACACGCGACCTGACGCTGGTACGGGACAAGGGCCCGGCAGCCGGCCACCACCTCGGTTGGATGCGCCTGCGGGAACCCCTCTCCGCCGCCGAGTGCGACGACCTCGTCGCCGCCTGCCGGGAACTCCCGTTGACCGCACCGACCACGGTGGACGAGACCGGCCACCCCAGCCATCGGCGCGCCCAGATGCGGCACGTACCCAAGGGGCCGCGCACGGCGTGGGTGTACCGGCTGGTCGAGGAGGTGGCACGGGAGGCCGCGCGCACCGTCTACGGGTTCGACCTGACGGGCATCACGCGTGCTCCGCAATACGTCGAATACCTCCCTGGCAACGGGCACTTCCACCGGCACAACGACTACAGCCACGACCAGCTCGATTCCCCCCGCAAGATCACGGTCATCGTCCAGCTGTCGGATCCGGCCTCGTACCAGGGCGGGGCGCTGCGGATGTTCGGCGTGGAGACCGAGGAGTTGCCGCGCGAGCGGGGTTCGGTGCTGGTCTTCCCGTCCCTGATCGACCACTGCGTCACGCCTGTCACCGAGGGCCTGCGTCGCGCGCTGGTGGCATGGGTCGCCGGCCCCCGGCTGCGCTGA
- a CDS encoding JmjC domain-containing protein, with amino-acid sequence MTLADLLRPTTVTDFLDTVWALDPCLFPGAAAGASLLDLDGFEAMLGALHHAHKGVLHLARGGERRCLPAVFIDADGMLDLRQVRRAFEGGETLYLTKAHRLSPPLADLCRSVELDLADHGVPLREPAGAHVFATPRSAQGFAPHRDEHGSLVLHMEGRKSWMVEERAGPPRPGAVPPREWARLRFREFSLGPGDVLYIPQHCGHAARTGAERSLHVTLRLFPLRWRDVLDEVVAALPGLDAHVPRARTADAAALASGLAELLASPDVRTALPGLLGGVAARRTTRRVVLPDGGLGRHDGLDDIDENTWLVRARGADCHVTEDGGSATIHFPGGAVRGPIDVLAALEHVAKAPVVRAADLPGALGTDAVVDVVRKLVADGLLRRARAGEIEEVAR; translated from the coding sequence GTGACGCTCGCGGATCTGCTCCGCCCGACGACCGTGACGGACTTCCTCGACACCGTATGGGCCCTTGACCCGTGTCTTTTCCCCGGCGCCGCCGCGGGGGCCTCGTTGCTCGACCTCGACGGCTTCGAGGCGATGCTCGGCGCGTTGCACCACGCCCACAAGGGCGTGCTCCACCTCGCCCGGGGTGGTGAACGGCGTTGTCTTCCGGCCGTGTTCATCGACGCCGACGGGATGCTCGACCTGCGGCAGGTCCGGCGGGCGTTCGAGGGCGGCGAAACGCTGTACCTGACCAAGGCGCACCGGCTCTCACCGCCCCTGGCCGACCTGTGCCGAAGCGTCGAACTCGACCTGGCCGACCACGGCGTCCCCCTCCGCGAACCGGCCGGCGCCCACGTCTTCGCCACGCCGCGCTCCGCCCAGGGCTTCGCACCCCATCGCGACGAGCACGGCAGCCTCGTCCTCCACATGGAGGGGCGCAAGTCCTGGATGGTGGAGGAACGGGCCGGCCCGCCACGGCCGGGCGCGGTCCCGCCGCGGGAGTGGGCGCGACTGCGGTTCCGGGAGTTCTCGCTCGGGCCGGGAGACGTGCTGTACATACCTCAGCACTGCGGCCACGCGGCCCGGACCGGGGCCGAGCGCTCCCTGCATGTGACGCTCCGGTTGTTCCCGCTGCGGTGGCGGGACGTCCTCGACGAGGTCGTGGCGGCCCTGCCCGGTCTGGACGCGCACGTTCCCCGCGCGCGCACGGCCGATGCCGCCGCTCTCGCCTCGGGCCTGGCCGAGCTGCTCGCCTCCCCGGACGTGCGCACCGCCTTGCCGGGCCTGCTCGGCGGGGTGGCCGCGCGGCGAACCACGCGGCGGGTGGTCCTGCCGGACGGCGGGCTGGGCCGGCACGACGGGCTGGACGACATCGACGAGAACACCTGGCTGGTCCGGGCTCGGGGCGCGGACTGCCACGTGACCGAGGACGGCGGCTCCGCGACGATCCACTTCCCGGGCGGCGCGGTGCGGGGCCCGATCGACGTCCTGGCCGCGTTAGAGCACGTCGCGAAGGCACCCGTGGTGCGCGCCGCCGACCTGCCCGGCGCGCTGGGAACGGACGCCGTGGTGGACGTGGTGCGCAAGCTGGTCGCCGATGGCCTGCTGCGCCGGGCCCGGGCCGGTGAGATCGAGGAGGTCGCACGGTGA
- a CDS encoding GNAT family N-acetyltransferase, whose amino-acid sequence MSRTPVALRRFGREGLPGIRQTLMDVHAGAYADELDDEAGRHFAGSVDRWGGYPGFTCVVGYDGEEPVGFAYGAPAPPGCEWWREHLPTPPADASTFAVSELMVIPRRRKTGAAAQLHAALIAGRPEALAVLLVDSEHPKVEALYATWGYRRIGDRQPFPGAPSFTVMLRQLRV is encoded by the coding sequence TTGAGCCGCACACCCGTCGCGCTTCGCCGGTTCGGCCGCGAGGGCCTGCCGGGCATCCGGCAGACGCTCATGGACGTGCACGCGGGCGCCTACGCGGACGAGTTGGACGACGAGGCCGGCCGGCACTTCGCCGGGTCCGTCGATCGCTGGGGCGGCTACCCGGGGTTCACGTGTGTCGTCGGCTACGACGGTGAGGAGCCGGTCGGGTTCGCCTACGGGGCCCCGGCCCCGCCCGGCTGTGAGTGGTGGCGTGAACATCTGCCCACGCCACCGGCGGACGCCTCGACGTTCGCCGTCTCCGAGCTGATGGTGATCCCGCGCCGGCGGAAGACCGGGGCCGCGGCGCAGCTCCACGCGGCACTGATCGCGGGCCGGCCGGAGGCGCTGGCCGTGCTCCTGGTCGACTCCGAGCACCCGAAGGTGGAGGCGTTGTACGCGACGTGGGGTTACCGCCGGATCGGCGACCGGCAGCCGTTCCCGGGCGCACCCAGCTTCACCGTCATGCTCCGGCAGCTGCGTGTCTGA
- a CDS encoding zinc-binding dehydrogenase, with protein sequence MKAVVIRAFGDPDGLEVVDVAVPVPAPGQVRITTEAIGVGGVDAVIRRGTLAAHGFQEGHLLGSEVAGRVTAVGEGVDASWVGRRVWAFTGLSGGYAEQAVAGVGDVLPLPDGLTGAAAVTLGGSGVVAHFALERARFTPGESVLVRGAAGSIGITAVQLAAAGGAGAVAVTTSSAERGARLRDLGATHVLDRSGAGGPDAPAGFDVVLDVVSGPQLPSFLGRLNPNGRYMAVGVVGGQPPADFGMRLMDAFRSSLSFATFSADTVPGPGRQAVRASQFADAAHGRLRTVVHGTLPLDQAASAHRAMDAGQVFGRAVLVP encoded by the coding sequence ATGAAAGCCGTCGTCATCAGGGCGTTCGGAGACCCCGACGGCCTGGAGGTCGTCGACGTGGCGGTGCCGGTGCCCGCCCCGGGGCAGGTGAGGATCACCACGGAGGCGATCGGGGTGGGCGGCGTGGACGCCGTGATCCGCCGGGGAACGCTCGCCGCGCACGGCTTCCAGGAGGGTCATCTCCTCGGCAGTGAGGTCGCGGGACGTGTCACCGCGGTGGGAGAGGGCGTCGACGCCTCGTGGGTGGGGCGGCGGGTGTGGGCGTTCACCGGGCTGTCCGGAGGGTACGCCGAGCAGGCCGTCGCCGGGGTCGGGGATGTCCTTCCGCTGCCCGACGGCCTGACCGGCGCCGCCGCGGTGACCCTCGGCGGCTCCGGTGTGGTCGCCCACTTCGCACTGGAGCGGGCGCGTTTCACACCCGGTGAGTCGGTGCTGGTGCGGGGTGCGGCGGGCAGCATCGGGATCACGGCGGTCCAACTCGCGGCCGCAGGCGGCGCGGGCGCTGTGGCGGTCACCACCTCATCGGCGGAGCGTGGCGCACGTCTGCGGGACCTGGGGGCGACGCATGTGCTCGACCGCTCGGGCGCGGGGGGCCCGGACGCACCGGCGGGCTTCGACGTGGTGCTCGATGTCGTGAGCGGACCCCAACTCCCCTCGTTCCTGGGCAGATTGAACCCCAACGGGCGCTACATGGCGGTCGGTGTGGTCGGCGGTCAGCCACCGGCGGACTTCGGCATGCGGCTGATGGACGCCTTCCGCAGCTCGCTGTCGTTCGCCACCTTCAGCGCCGACACCGTGCCCGGCCCCGGCAGGCAGGCCGTGCGCGCGTCCCAGTTCGCCGACGCCGCACACGGGCGCCTGCGCACGGTCGTGCACGGGACGCTGCCGCTGGACCAGGCAGCGTCGGCCCACCGCGCGATGGACGCGGGGCAGGTGTTCGGCAGGGCCGTCCTGGTCCCCTGA